A stretch of Lepisosteus oculatus isolate fLepOcu1 chromosome 11, fLepOcu1.hap2, whole genome shotgun sequence DNA encodes these proteins:
- the il12rb2l gene encoding interleukin 12 receptor, beta 2a, like isoform X1, whose protein sequence is MEQNSATLLVLVCLLQHALAGEVLCLWERYFHLGHNVSGACQLQGSLLPPGCDSRALQLAADGQTLSPHSHTHNHIANFTVIRPPGPQLHLRCEITCPGLEPRPHCDITLLGGRTPRTPSTPQCVIPPGSTDMNCSWNWSPSALQEPLHTNLTLHLYSSPRTLLNITVPDGSNSVVVPRTSFMSHVDVTVWVRAQNPLGSAESIEVAFNTGAIKKPAPPVLACFLEDNSDIFILWNCPPENCDQTCEVRFSVNNQSDWTEVTDDSVGQADFILNNSQPFTHHHFQVRCVTGSDVEKTPFSDWSRPCTVLSAEDVPDGELDLWCDRDPILAVVWKEMPAPLARGRVRQYEVGVGWADGGSAWVNVSTDDPPAVEGAGCLECHSSEAGGPPSCRLALPCLWKAVWAEAEVAEVNVSAINSVGRSRLARLAVRRRGLPPEWVNVTAAGSQGALRVAWAPPPCGSEHLQGYVVQRKEAGRNTSRGFDWTRVNGTQQSTVLAGPFSPHTPYIVSVFAVYSSGTSQPASCIGYTKEDKPPAVPGVKVTLSPKVLLSWKHIPLTDRRGLILRYRVGHDNVTDYTVGPENCSQELQDLKPGQRYQFWVRAETGAGEGPKSIVDFTTKDKTDLPVILVLCILGLPVVLVTAFCFKCSCRNQLVPSWCCEKVPDPQNSRLYLILKMPQLQETKEAVCPAVFLLDSMLCQLEVVEIPLAPDPGETIASTESAEEGGGQGAEIWREKGEKEQGREGGYSEMINEEVISGLPCSPTDTQPFFSDYEKHFMPSPLDL, encoded by the exons ATGGAGCAGAACAGCGCCACCCTTCTGGTCCTGGTGTGTCTCCTGCAGCACG CTCTGGCAGGGGAGGTTTTGTGCCTATGGGAGCGCTATTTCCACCTGGGCCATAACGTGTCTGGGGCATGTCAGTTACAGGGCTCATTGCTGCCCCCTGGGTGTGACTCCAGGGCACTGCAGCTGGCCGCGGATGGCCAAACGCTCTCCCCACATAGCCACACCCACAATCACATCGCAAATTTCACTGTCATCCGTCCCCCGGGACCCCAGCTCCACTTACGCTGTGAGATCACCTGCCCTGGACTGGAGCCCCGCCCACATTGTGACATCACACTCCTGGGAGGAA ggACACCCCGCACCCCCTCCACGCCTCAGTGTGTCATCCCCCCTGGCAGCACAGACATGAACTGCTCCTGGAACTGGAGCCCCTCTGCCCTGCAGGAGCCCCTCCACACCAACCTGACCCTGCACCTGTACTCCTCCCCCAG GACTCTGCTCAATATCACGGTTCCCGATGGTTCTAACAGTGTTGTGGTTCCTCGCACCTCATTTATGAGCCACGTTGATGTCACTGTCTGGGTCAGAGCTCAGAACCCACTGGGCTCAGCTGAATCCATCGAAGTCGCCTTCAACACCGGCGCCATCA aaaaGCCTGCCCCTCCTGTGCTGGCATGTTTCTTGGAAGATAACTCAGATATCTTCATTTTGTGGAACTGCCCCCCGGAAAACTGTGACCAGACCTGCGAGGTGAGATTTTCGGTCAACAACCAGTCGGACTGGACTGAG GTGACTGATGACTCTGTGGGTCAGGCTGACTTTATCCTGAACAACTCCCAGCCTTTTACCCATCACCACTTCCAGGTGCGCTGTGTCACAGGCAGTGACGTGGAGAAAACACCTTTCAGTGACTGGAGCAGGCCCTGCACTGTGCTGAGTGCGGAGGATG TGCCGGATGGAGAGCTGGACCTGTGGTGTGACAGAGACCCTATTTTGGCTGTGGTGTGGAAG GAGATGCCCGCCCCCCTGGCGCGGGGCAGGGTGCGGCAGTACGAGGTGGGTGTGGGGTGGGCCGACGGAGGCAGCGCTTGGGTGAACGTGTCCACAGACGACCCGCCAGCAGTGGAAGGAGCCGGGTGTCTGGAGTGCCACTCCAGTGAGGCGGGGGGGCCCCCTTCCTGCCGTCTCGCTCTGCCGTGCCTCTGGAAGGCCGTGTGGGCCGAGGCGGAGGTCGCGGAGGTCAACGTGTCGGCCATCAACTCTGTGGGGCGCAGTCGGCTGGCGAGACTGGCCGTGCGCAGGCGAG GCCTGCCCCCGGAGTGGGTCAACGTCACCGCCGCGGGCTCCCAGGGGGCCCTGCGCGTGGCCTGGGCCCCGCCGCCCTGCGGCTCGGAGCACCTGCAGGGGTACGTCGTGCAGCGCAAGGAGGCGGGGCGCAACACCAGCAGGGGGTTCGACTGGACGAGAGTCAACGGCACACAGCAGAGCACCGTGCTGGCAG GCCCCTTCAGCCCTCACACCCCCTACATAGTGTCGGTGTTCGCAGTCTACAGCAGCGGCACCAGCCAGCCCGCCTCCTGCATTGGCTACACCAAAGAGGACA aGCCCCCTGCTGTTCCAGGAGTGAAGGTGACCTTGTCCCCGAAGGTCCTTCTGTCCTGGAAGCACATCCCACTGACTGACAGGAGGGGCCTCATCCTGCGGTACAGGGTGGGGCATGATAATGTGACAG ATTACACTGTGGGTCCGGAGAACTGCAGCCAGGAGCTGCAGGACCTGAAGCCGGGCCAGAGGTACCAGTTCTGGGTCCGGGCTGAAACTGGAGCTGGAGAGGGGCCAAAGAGCATTGTGGACTTCACCACCAAAGACAAAACAG ATCTCCCTGTCATCCTGGTACTGTGCATTCTGGGACTGCCAGTAGTGCTGGTGACAGCATTCTGCTTCAA GTGCTCCTGCAGAAACCAGTTGGTGCCGTCGTGGTGCTGTGAGAAGGTACCTGACCCGCAGAACAGCCGCCTGTACCTGATCCTCAAGATGCCACAGCTGCAG GAGACCAAGGAGGCCGTGTGCCCTGCAGTCTTTCTGCTGGACTCCATGCTCTGCCAGCTGGAGGTTGTGGAAATTCCTCTCGCTCCTGATCCCGGAGAGACCATCGCCAGCACGGAGAGCGCAGAGGAGGGAGGGGGACAGGGGGCCGAGATCTGGAGAGAGAAGGGGGAGAAGGAGCAGGGCAGGGAGGGGGGGTACAGTGAAATGATCAACGAAGAAGTGATATCAGGTCTGCCCTGCTCCCCCACTGATACCCAGCCCTTCTTCTCCGATTACGAGAAGCACTTCATGCCTTCTCCGCTCGACCTGTAG
- the il12rb2l gene encoding interleukin 12 receptor, beta 2a, like isoform X2: MEQNSATLLVLVCLLQHALAGEVLCLWERYFHLGHNVSGACQLQGSLLPPGCDSRALQLAADGQTLSPHSHTHNHIANFTVIRPPGPQLHLRCEITCPGLEPRPHCDITLLGGRTPRTPSTPQCVIPPGSTDMNCSWNWSPSALQEPLHTNLTLHLYSSPRTLLNITVPDGSNSVVVPRTSFMSHVDVTVWVRAQNPLGSAESIEVAFNTGAIKKPAPPVLACFLEDNSDIFILWNCPPENCDQTCEVRFSVNNQSDWTEVTDDSVGQADFILNNSQPFTHHHFQVRCVTGSDVEKTPFSDWSRPCTVLSAEDVPDGELDLWCDRDPILAVVWKEMPAPLARGRVRQYEVGVGWADGGSAWVNVSTDDPPAVEGAGCLECHSSEAGGPPSCRLALPCLWKAVWAEAEVAEVNVSAINSVGRSRLARLAVRRRGLPPEWVNVTAAGSQGALRVAWAPPPCGSEHLQGYVVQRKEAGRNTSRGFDWTRVNGTQQSTVLAGPFSPHTPYIVSVFAVYSSGTSQPASCIGYTKEDKPPAVPGVKVTLSPKVLLSWKHIPLTDRRGLILRYRVGHDNVTDYTVGPENCSQELQDLKPGQRYQFWVRAETGAGEGPKSIVDFTTKDKTGAPAETSWCRRGAVRRYLTRRTAACT; the protein is encoded by the exons ATGGAGCAGAACAGCGCCACCCTTCTGGTCCTGGTGTGTCTCCTGCAGCACG CTCTGGCAGGGGAGGTTTTGTGCCTATGGGAGCGCTATTTCCACCTGGGCCATAACGTGTCTGGGGCATGTCAGTTACAGGGCTCATTGCTGCCCCCTGGGTGTGACTCCAGGGCACTGCAGCTGGCCGCGGATGGCCAAACGCTCTCCCCACATAGCCACACCCACAATCACATCGCAAATTTCACTGTCATCCGTCCCCCGGGACCCCAGCTCCACTTACGCTGTGAGATCACCTGCCCTGGACTGGAGCCCCGCCCACATTGTGACATCACACTCCTGGGAGGAA ggACACCCCGCACCCCCTCCACGCCTCAGTGTGTCATCCCCCCTGGCAGCACAGACATGAACTGCTCCTGGAACTGGAGCCCCTCTGCCCTGCAGGAGCCCCTCCACACCAACCTGACCCTGCACCTGTACTCCTCCCCCAG GACTCTGCTCAATATCACGGTTCCCGATGGTTCTAACAGTGTTGTGGTTCCTCGCACCTCATTTATGAGCCACGTTGATGTCACTGTCTGGGTCAGAGCTCAGAACCCACTGGGCTCAGCTGAATCCATCGAAGTCGCCTTCAACACCGGCGCCATCA aaaaGCCTGCCCCTCCTGTGCTGGCATGTTTCTTGGAAGATAACTCAGATATCTTCATTTTGTGGAACTGCCCCCCGGAAAACTGTGACCAGACCTGCGAGGTGAGATTTTCGGTCAACAACCAGTCGGACTGGACTGAG GTGACTGATGACTCTGTGGGTCAGGCTGACTTTATCCTGAACAACTCCCAGCCTTTTACCCATCACCACTTCCAGGTGCGCTGTGTCACAGGCAGTGACGTGGAGAAAACACCTTTCAGTGACTGGAGCAGGCCCTGCACTGTGCTGAGTGCGGAGGATG TGCCGGATGGAGAGCTGGACCTGTGGTGTGACAGAGACCCTATTTTGGCTGTGGTGTGGAAG GAGATGCCCGCCCCCCTGGCGCGGGGCAGGGTGCGGCAGTACGAGGTGGGTGTGGGGTGGGCCGACGGAGGCAGCGCTTGGGTGAACGTGTCCACAGACGACCCGCCAGCAGTGGAAGGAGCCGGGTGTCTGGAGTGCCACTCCAGTGAGGCGGGGGGGCCCCCTTCCTGCCGTCTCGCTCTGCCGTGCCTCTGGAAGGCCGTGTGGGCCGAGGCGGAGGTCGCGGAGGTCAACGTGTCGGCCATCAACTCTGTGGGGCGCAGTCGGCTGGCGAGACTGGCCGTGCGCAGGCGAG GCCTGCCCCCGGAGTGGGTCAACGTCACCGCCGCGGGCTCCCAGGGGGCCCTGCGCGTGGCCTGGGCCCCGCCGCCCTGCGGCTCGGAGCACCTGCAGGGGTACGTCGTGCAGCGCAAGGAGGCGGGGCGCAACACCAGCAGGGGGTTCGACTGGACGAGAGTCAACGGCACACAGCAGAGCACCGTGCTGGCAG GCCCCTTCAGCCCTCACACCCCCTACATAGTGTCGGTGTTCGCAGTCTACAGCAGCGGCACCAGCCAGCCCGCCTCCTGCATTGGCTACACCAAAGAGGACA aGCCCCCTGCTGTTCCAGGAGTGAAGGTGACCTTGTCCCCGAAGGTCCTTCTGTCCTGGAAGCACATCCCACTGACTGACAGGAGGGGCCTCATCCTGCGGTACAGGGTGGGGCATGATAATGTGACAG ATTACACTGTGGGTCCGGAGAACTGCAGCCAGGAGCTGCAGGACCTGAAGCCGGGCCAGAGGTACCAGTTCTGGGTCCGGGCTGAAACTGGAGCTGGAGAGGGGCCAAAGAGCATTGTGGACTTCACCACCAAAGACAAAACAG GTGCTCCTGCAGAAACCAGTTGGTGCCGTCGTGGTGCTGTGAGAAGGTACCTGACCCGCAGAACAGCCGCCTGTACCTGA
- the LOC138241867 gene encoding relaxin-3-like, protein MSKLLLALALWVLVSEVAQGSDGRPPSYGVKLCGREFIRAVIFTCGGSRWRRTARGPGDLSQDPFSPAERPSDSEASDSWSPDSILSYADLPELEAPGWGAGFSRPARSPISEEVLEALRTSDRKGRDVVVGLSNACCKWGCSKSEISSLC, encoded by the exons ATGTCCAAGCTGCTGCTGGCCCTGGCCCTGTGGGTGCTGGTTTCGGAGGTGGCCCAGGGCTCGGATGGCCGCCCCCCGTCCTATGGAGTCAAGCTCTGCGGCCGCGAGTTCATCCGAGCCGTGATCTTCACCTGCGGCGGCTCTCGCTGGAGACGGACAGCCCGCGGCCCAG GAGATCTCTCCCAGGACCCATTCTCCCCTGCTGAACGACCCTCGGACAGTGAGGCCTCTGACAGCTGGAGCCCTGACTCCATCCTGTCCTATGCAGACCTTCCTGAGCTGGAGGCTCCTGGCTGGGGAGCAGGGTTCAGTCGGCCGGCCCGCTCACCCATCTCGGAGGAAGTGCTGGAGGCGCTGCGCACTTCAGACAGGAAGGGGCGGGACGTGGTCGTGGGACTGTCCAATGCCTGTTGCAAGTGGGGATGTAGCAAGAGTGAAATCAGTTCTCTGTGCTGA